The Brenneria rubrifaciens genome has a window encoding:
- a CDS encoding phage baseplate assembly protein V, which yields MTAELLRLLGNVLRVGTVTEIDVDDWRVRVNSGELNTDWLRWQTTRAGAFSIWLPPSVGEQVLLGCIGGNPETAVILGSLYSDETPAPGGSISELVIKAPDGATLRYNAAAGALEANGMKTARIVASVGVTIDTPIVECTNHLIAKTFAITEGGEMRGDVNHQSGAFKSNGVQVDDHAHGAVESGPSWTAGTR from the coding sequence ATGACTGCTGAACTACTCCGGTTGCTGGGGAATGTGCTGCGGGTCGGCACGGTGACAGAAATAGACGTGGACGATTGGCGAGTCCGTGTCAATTCGGGGGAATTGAACACGGATTGGTTGCGTTGGCAAACGACACGCGCAGGCGCTTTCAGTATCTGGCTCCCGCCGTCCGTAGGCGAACAGGTTTTGCTCGGCTGTATCGGCGGAAACCCGGAAACAGCCGTTATTCTCGGCAGTTTGTACAGCGATGAAACCCCGGCCCCAGGTGGCAGCATCAGCGAATTGGTGATCAAAGCCCCGGACGGCGCAACGTTGCGTTATAACGCTGCCGCCGGCGCGCTTGAAGCCAACGGAATGAAAACGGCACGCATCGTCGCGTCAGTGGGAGTCACGATTGATACGCCGATCGTTGAATGCACCAATCATCTGATTGCCAAAACTTTCGCAATCACCGAGGGCGGAGAAATGCGCGGCGACGTCAATCATCAGAGCGGCGCGTTCAAGTCAAACGGTGTGCAGGTTGACGATCACGCGCACGGCGCAGTAGAGAGCGGGCCAAGTTGGACGGCGGGCACAAGATGA
- a CDS encoding phage virion morphogenesis protein, with protein sequence MSNNDALFLQLDEVFNGILAGISVQGRRASARTIAIALRRSQQQRIAGQQNPDGSKYEKRRRKVLRSQTGISFIWNDETRHLKNWRATRGKRGRMLTGFDEDRGAVRSFYRADIARYLNINFAQTKKDTTKTDPMFRRLRAAKWLRTKADAAGATVGFSGVSARIARAHQFGLEDKVGGNASVTYPRRVLLGLSESDRRIVADKMIESMRLS encoded by the coding sequence ATGAGCAACAATGATGCGCTGTTTCTTCAGCTTGATGAGGTATTCAACGGCATCCTGGCAGGAATATCCGTACAAGGGCGCCGCGCATCAGCCAGGACAATCGCGATCGCCCTGCGCCGTAGCCAGCAGCAACGCATTGCAGGGCAGCAGAACCCGGACGGCTCAAAGTATGAGAAGCGCCGCCGCAAGGTGCTGCGCTCACAGACCGGGATCAGCTTTATCTGGAACGATGAAACACGGCACCTGAAAAACTGGCGTGCTACCCGTGGGAAACGTGGGCGAATGCTGACCGGTTTCGATGAGGATCGCGGGGCTGTACGCTCATTTTATCGCGCCGACATAGCGCGCTATCTCAATATTAATTTTGCTCAAACCAAAAAGGATACGACAAAAACCGATCCGATGTTCCGCCGTCTCAGAGCAGCCAAATGGCTGCGCACTAAAGCAGATGCAGCAGGCGCTACGGTGGGTTTTTCAGGTGTATCCGCCCGCATTGCTCGTGCACATCAGTTTGGGCTGGAAGATAAGGTCGGTGGCAATGCGTCGGTGACGTACCCGCGCCGTGTGCTGCTGGGATTGAGCGAATCAGACCGGCGGATTGTTGCAGATAAAATGATTGAATCAATGAGGTTGTCATGA
- a CDS encoding phage tail protein: MLKAESLRAALTEKNRWCKANPEGVTVWVEKGSIEIAGDDSSFMYRYPISVFAMDYPGNIDDLTLPILDWLRINQPDLLLNPDKNKLIEFDADIASDDTADVLFKIPVWERVIVTRDENGAVTAEHLAESRPRLGGGEWDAVFDGEMAQEARS; this comes from the coding sequence ATGCTAAAGGCTGAATCATTGCGCGCAGCGCTGACAGAAAAAAACCGTTGGTGCAAAGCCAACCCGGAGGGCGTAACCGTCTGGGTTGAAAAAGGCTCTATTGAAATAGCCGGTGATGATAGCTCTTTCATGTACCGCTATCCGATAAGCGTTTTTGCAATGGACTATCCCGGCAATATTGACGATCTCACTTTGCCGATTCTGGACTGGCTGCGCATTAATCAGCCCGACCTGCTGCTAAACCCCGATAAGAACAAACTGATTGAATTCGATGCGGATATTGCCAGCGACGACACCGCAGACGTGCTATTTAAAATCCCCGTCTGGGAGCGAGTCATCGTCACGCGCGACGAGAACGGCGCGGTGACCGCCGAACACCTGGCCGAGTCTCGCCCTCGTCTGGGCGGCGGCGAATGGGACGCTGTTTTTGACGGTGAAATGGCGCAAGAGGCCCGGTCATGA
- the lysC gene encoding Rz1-like lysis system protein LysC (LysC is an Rz1-like component of a phage lytic system, substantially overlapping although not fully embedded in the gene for the Rz-like LysB component.) — MIIKSLSGGLILLCLLILSGCGNVPASPAVVLTVNGCPKLTPCRFPASSPQTNGELNNQLDETEAALADCADQVDLTIACQDRADAPTGLNQKRE; from the coding sequence GTGATAATCAAGAGCTTAAGCGGTGGTCTGATACTCCTTTGCCTGCTGATATTGTCAGGCTGCGGCAACGTCCCGGCTTCACCGGCGGTAGTGCTTACCGTAAATGGTTGTCCGAAGCTGACGCCGTGCCGGTTTCCGGCATCCAGTCCGCAGACCAACGGCGAACTGAATAACCAGCTTGATGAAACAGAAGCGGCCCTGGCTGACTGTGCCGATCAGGTTGATCTCACTATCGCCTGTCAGGATCGCGCAGATGCGCCGACAGGATTAAATCAGAAGCGGGAATAA
- a CDS encoding glycoside hydrolase family 24 protein — protein MANHPNVIAFLDMLAFSEGTAYHPLTRNCGYDVIVTGMDGKPEVFTDYSDHPFASGRPGKVFNKQRQRSTAAGRYQQLYRYWPQYKAQLALPDFSPESQDRLAIQLITERGALNDVIAGRFDRAVSKCRNIWASLPGAGYGQREHNLDRLLVAYRQAGGQIA, from the coding sequence ATGGCTAACCATCCGAATGTTATTGCATTTCTTGACATGCTGGCCTTTTCGGAAGGCACGGCCTATCACCCGCTGACGCGTAATTGTGGCTATGACGTGATCGTAACCGGCATGGATGGCAAGCCGGAGGTTTTCACCGACTACAGCGATCACCCTTTTGCATCTGGGCGACCAGGCAAGGTATTCAACAAACAGAGGCAGCGATCAACGGCGGCCGGGCGTTACCAGCAGCTTTACCGGTACTGGCCGCAATACAAGGCGCAGTTGGCATTACCGGATTTCAGCCCCGAATCACAGGACAGGCTGGCGATACAACTGATCACTGAACGCGGCGCGCTAAATGATGTGATCGCCGGACGGTTTGACCGTGCCGTATCGAAGTGCCGGAACATCTGGGCGTCGTTACCGGGCGCCGGATATGGACAGCGTGAGCATAACCTTGATCGCCTGCTGGTTGCCTACCGGCAGGCAGGTGGGCAAATCGCATGA